The Winogradskyella schleiferi genome has a window encoding:
- a CDS encoding glycosyltransferase family 9 protein has translation MSQNTLTQQTSILVYKSYGGMGDIFFTIPSLYMLKQKFSNVTYATQPRFVKLFKANLPGISVLDENEIDESDFDEVIELGNYPKFHNDLEKKPQITYHTHKKVKQHSIEHYKDGIVAKFPELIKTKEKYPYFPKTTSGELYYTVHPGAGFLLKAWPIDYYAKLMELIHDYFPQLKAKIIIGPNDPNPEAYFSNANLNYDLVTGGIDEVAKEISGAFFHIGNDAGITHLAAAFNIPILTIYGPTGPGSWGAFSETVELIWGKRGNCGQRCNYNVILACEDRVCLNKVSPKKMLFLLLRLFKRMGVEQTSTYLINPEFTASFEDNSIIFQSKENEYLIDINDKESFEFMKNSLSKTEIIIDKIPKQFRDIFQAMLELDLFEVIPNLRSLNK, from the coding sequence ATGTCCCAGAATACCTTAACGCAGCAGACTTCCATTCTCGTTTATAAAAGTTATGGAGGTATGGGAGATATTTTTTTTACAATCCCTTCACTTTACATGCTGAAACAAAAATTTAGCAATGTTACATATGCGACCCAACCTCGATTCGTAAAGTTATTTAAGGCCAATTTGCCAGGAATTTCAGTATTAGATGAAAATGAAATTGATGAATCTGATTTTGATGAAGTTATAGAACTTGGTAATTATCCTAAATTTCATAATGACTTAGAGAAAAAACCTCAAATAACCTATCACACGCATAAAAAGGTTAAGCAACATTCTATTGAACACTACAAAGATGGTATTGTAGCCAAGTTTCCAGAGCTAATAAAAACCAAAGAAAAGTATCCTTACTTTCCTAAAACGACTTCTGGCGAACTGTATTACACCGTGCATCCAGGAGCTGGATTTTTACTTAAGGCTTGGCCGATTGATTATTATGCTAAACTAATGGAGTTAATTCATGATTATTTTCCACAACTAAAAGCCAAGATTATAATAGGACCGAATGACCCAAATCCTGAAGCCTATTTTTCTAATGCAAATTTAAATTATGATTTGGTAACAGGAGGTATCGATGAGGTTGCCAAAGAAATTTCAGGCGCATTTTTTCACATTGGTAATGATGCTGGAATCACACATTTGGCAGCTGCGTTTAATATTCCGATTTTGACGATTTATGGGCCAACAGGACCTGGTTCTTGGGGCGCATTTTCCGAAACAGTTGAATTGATTTGGGGAAAGCGAGGTAATTGCGGGCAAAGATGTAATTATAACGTGATTCTCGCTTGTGAAGATCGGGTTTGTTTAAATAAAGTGTCTCCAAAAAAGATGTTGTTTCTATTACTGCGACTTTTCAAAAGAATGGGCGTAGAGCAAACAAGCACTTACCTTATTAATCCAGAATTTACGGCTTCATTCGAAGATAATAGCATCATTTTTCAGAGTAAGGAAAATGAGTATTTAATTGATATTAATGATAAAGAAAGCTTTGAATTTATGAAGAACAGTTTATCTAAAACTGAAATTATTATAGACAAAATACCTAAGCAGTTTAGAGACATTTTTCAAGCCATGCTTGAACTGGATTTATTTGAGGTAATTCCTAATCTAAGGTCATTGAACAAATAG
- a CDS encoding RluA family pseudouridine synthase: MPNIPDISEDDDNELYEHHAFRVVKGQQPLRIDKYLMNFIENATRNKIQAAAKDGSIFVNDVPVKSNYKVKPNDYITVKFEHPPHENLLIAEDIPIDVVYEDDDLLVVNKPAGMVVHPGHGNYSGTLINALIFHFENLPNNSSERPGLVHRIDKDTSGLLVIAKTEQAMAHLSNQFAKKTSEREYVALVWGNIEAEEGTIEGNIGRHPKNRLQNTVYLEDEDEKGKPAVTHYKVLERLGYVTLVSCKLETGRTHQIRVHMKHIGHTLFNDERYGGERILKGTTFTKYKQFVDNCFKILPRQALHARTLGFVHPTTGEFMKFESEIPEDIQQCLEKWRHYAKHTDV, encoded by the coding sequence ATGCCAAATATTCCAGATATTTCCGAAGACGACGACAACGAATTATACGAGCATCACGCGTTTAGGGTCGTAAAGGGTCAACAACCACTTCGTATCGATAAATACTTAATGAATTTCATTGAAAATGCCACGCGGAATAAAATTCAGGCTGCGGCAAAAGATGGTAGTATTTTTGTAAATGATGTTCCTGTAAAATCGAATTATAAAGTAAAACCAAACGACTACATTACCGTTAAGTTTGAGCATCCACCACACGAAAATCTATTAATTGCAGAAGATATTCCTATAGATGTGGTTTACGAGGATGATGATTTATTGGTGGTTAACAAACCCGCTGGAATGGTGGTACATCCAGGACATGGGAATTATTCCGGGACTTTAATAAATGCTTTAATATTTCATTTCGAAAATCTTCCTAATAACTCAAGTGAACGACCTGGTTTGGTGCATAGAATCGATAAAGATACCAGCGGATTATTGGTGATTGCCAAAACCGAACAAGCCATGGCGCATCTTTCGAATCAGTTTGCCAAAAAAACGAGCGAACGCGAATATGTGGCGTTGGTTTGGGGAAACATAGAAGCTGAAGAAGGGACTATTGAAGGCAATATTGGCCGTCATCCAAAAAACAGGTTACAGAACACCGTTTATTTGGAAGACGAAGACGAAAAAGGTAAACCAGCCGTGACCCATTACAAAGTTCTGGAGCGTTTGGGTTACGTCACTTTAGTGAGCTGTAAACTCGAAACTGGTCGCACGCACCAAATTCGTGTCCACATGAAACATATAGGACATACCTTATTTAATGATGAACGTTATGGAGGCGAACGTATCTTGAAAGGAACCACCTTTACCAAATACAAACAGTTTGTAGATAACTGTTTCAAGATTTTGCCGAGACAAGCCTTACATGCCAGAACACTCGGATTTGTGCATCCTACCACAGGTGAATTCATGAAATTTGAATCTGAAATTCCTGAAGATATTCAACAATGTTTAGAGAAATGGCGGCATTATGCTAAGCATACAGACGTTTAA
- a CDS encoding PASTA domain-containing protein, translating to MSFVKFLTSKVFFKQIALAIVAVVVLCFIILKWLNISTNHGEFVIVPDLKGKSLETVGIELKDNDLAMEIQDSANYNPKYPKFSVIEQNPKAGSQVKENRKIYLILNPSGYRKVEVPNILKRTFRQAKPQLEALEFEIGEITYKDAIGEGVMSMSHKGKPLEPGALLPLTSKIDLVVGNGKL from the coding sequence ATGAGTTTTGTTAAGTTTCTTACCAGTAAAGTTTTTTTTAAACAAATAGCATTGGCCATTGTTGCTGTTGTGGTGTTGTGTTTTATTATTTTAAAATGGTTGAATATTTCTACCAATCATGGCGAATTTGTTATTGTGCCAGACTTAAAGGGAAAATCATTGGAAACGGTTGGAATAGAATTGAAGGACAACGATTTGGCTATGGAAATCCAAGATTCTGCAAATTATAATCCCAAATACCCAAAATTTTCTGTAATAGAACAAAATCCTAAAGCAGGTTCTCAGGTTAAGGAAAATAGAAAAATTTATTTAATCTTAAACCCTTCTGGTTATCGTAAAGTTGAAGTGCCAAATATCTTAAAACGAACATTTAGACAGGCAAAACCACAATTGGAAGCTTTAGAGTTTGAAATAGGAGAAATCACTTATAAGGATGCCATTGGAGAAGGCGTAATGTCCATGTCCCATAAAGGCAAACCCTTAGAACCAGGCGCATTATTGCCATTGACATCGAAGATAGACTTGGTTGTTGGAAATGGTAAACTTTAA
- a CDS encoding D-alanine--D-alanine ligase, which produces MKKNIAIIMGGYSSEYKISLKSGNVVFDALDKDKYNAYRIHIFKDKWVFVNDLDEEFDVDKNDFSVLVNETKIAFDCVFNAIHGSPGEDGFMQGYFELLGIPQTSCSMYQAALTFNKRDLLATLKPYGIKTAESYPLNLGDSVDEDAIIAKVGLPCFVKANKAGSSFGISKVYKKEALQAAIDNSFKEDNEIIIEQFLDGVEVSVGVISYKGETLVLPITEIVSENDFFDYQAKYEGKSQEITPARISEDYATKVTSEAKKIYEILKMKGFSRSEFIFKNDEPYLLEVNTVPGLTKESILPQQAAKAGISLKDLFGSAIEASLKPSKEGKP; this is translated from the coding sequence ATGAAAAAAAATATTGCAATAATAATGGGTGGCTATTCTAGCGAATATAAGATTTCCCTAAAGAGTGGCAACGTAGTTTTTGATGCGCTAGATAAGGATAAATACAATGCATATCGTATTCATATTTTTAAGGACAAATGGGTTTTTGTCAATGATTTAGACGAAGAATTTGACGTTGATAAAAATGATTTTTCGGTTTTGGTAAATGAAACCAAAATAGCGTTCGATTGTGTCTTTAATGCCATTCATGGCTCGCCTGGTGAAGATGGTTTTATGCAAGGTTATTTTGAATTATTAGGCATCCCGCAAACCAGTTGCTCAATGTACCAAGCGGCATTGACGTTTAATAAGCGTGATTTGCTGGCGACTTTAAAACCCTATGGCATTAAAACGGCTGAAAGCTACCCGCTTAACCTTGGCGATTCCGTTGATGAAGATGCGATTATCGCTAAAGTGGGCTTACCTTGTTTTGTAAAGGCCAACAAAGCTGGAAGTAGTTTTGGAATTTCCAAGGTGTATAAAAAAGAAGCGCTTCAGGCTGCGATTGACAATTCATTTAAAGAAGATAACGAAATCATCATCGAACAATTTTTAGATGGTGTTGAAGTGTCGGTTGGTGTTATTTCCTATAAAGGCGAAACACTTGTTTTACCCATTACCGAAATCGTTTCTGAAAACGATTTTTTTGATTATCAAGCTAAATATGAAGGCAAATCACAAGAGATTACACCTGCAAGAATTTCTGAAGATTATGCGACTAAAGTGACATCCGAAGCGAAAAAAATTTATGAAATTCTAAAAATGAAAGGCTTTTCCAGAAGTGAATTTATCTTTAAAAATGATGAACCTTATTTGCTTGAAGTGAACACTGTTCCTGGTTTAACTAAAGAAAGCATTTTACCTCAACAAGCCGCAAAAGCTGGTATTAGCTTGAAGGATTTGTTTGGAAGTGCGATAGAAGCCTCCCTTAAACCCTCCAAAGAAGGGAAACCGTAA
- the coaD gene encoding pantetheine-phosphate adenylyltransferase: protein MKRALFPGSFDPITNGHYDIIKRGIKLFDEVVVAIGINAEKKYMFPLDERKAFIKKSFENEPKVKVVTYEGLTIDFCDKIDAQFILRGLRNPADFEFEKAIAHTNRKLSKIETVFLLTAAKTSFISSSIVRDVIRNHGDYTQLVPDSVRIDK, encoded by the coding sequence ATGAAACGAGCATTATTCCCAGGATCTTTTGATCCTATTACAAATGGACATTACGATATTATAAAGCGTGGCATTAAATTGTTTGATGAAGTAGTCGTTGCCATTGGTATTAATGCCGAAAAAAAATACATGTTTCCTTTAGATGAACGAAAAGCTTTTATTAAGAAATCGTTTGAAAATGAGCCTAAAGTAAAAGTCGTCACCTATGAAGGGTTGACCATCGATTTTTGTGACAAAATTGATGCACAATTTATTCTTAGAGGACTAAGAAATCCTGCTGATTTTGAATTTGAAAAAGCGATTGCCCATACCAATAGAAAGTTGTCTAAAATTGAAACCGTATTCTTATTGACAGCTGCCAAAACCTCTTTTATTTCGTCTTCAATTGTTAGAGATGTAATTAGAAATCATGGCGATTATACGCAACTCGTTCCTGATAGCGTTAGGATTGATAAATAA
- a CDS encoding response regulator, which yields MKTKIAIVDDNNFLIKTVEEKLSFFEDLEVKFNASNGLDLLEKLDENNNVDLILMDIEMPTLNGIEATEKVKQKYPQIKIIMLTVFDNDENIFNAIKAGADGYLLKEINAGDLHSGILDTLNGGAAMNPSIALKTLKLLRNPFVENKEEKEQIKLTEREIDVLEQLSKGLSYNAIAENLILSTGTIRKHIENMYRKLQVHNKLEAVQKARRNNII from the coding sequence ATGAAAACAAAAATTGCCATAGTAGATGATAATAACTTCCTCATAAAAACGGTAGAGGAGAAGTTGTCTTTTTTTGAGGATTTAGAAGTGAAGTTTAATGCTTCGAATGGTTTGGACCTGTTGGAAAAACTCGATGAAAACAATAATGTGGATTTAATTTTGATGGATATTGAAATGCCAACCTTAAATGGTATTGAAGCTACAGAAAAAGTGAAGCAAAAATATCCACAAATAAAAATTATAATGCTCACCGTATTTGATAACGACGAAAACATTTTTAATGCCATTAAAGCAGGAGCCGATGGCTATTTATTAAAGGAAATCAATGCAGGTGATTTACATTCCGGTATTTTGGACACCTTAAATGGTGGTGCAGCCATGAATCCTTCAATTGCTTTAAAAACTTTAAAGTTATTACGAAATCCATTTGTTGAAAATAAAGAAGAAAAAGAGCAAATAAAACTTACCGAACGCGAAATCGATGTCTTGGAACAGTTGAGTAAAGGTTTAAGTTATAATGCCATTGCAGAAAACCTCATTCTTTCAACGGGAACCATAAGAAAACATATAGAAAACATGTATCGCAAACTTCAGGTGCATAATAAGTTGGAAGCCGTTCAAAAAGCGCGACGCAATAATATTATTTAA
- a CDS encoding tetratricopeptide repeat-containing sensor histidine kinase — MNAKLILSVLICLFSLLGFSQNLDSLLTVAKNTKNDSAKIKLYNKIAFSYIFRDTKKAVAVIKEGKDLAETAKFQFGMTELTNTHGIYMDVMGKSDSARYYFEKALKMSRKHGFKKIETMCINNLGMFNWNRGNYNIALDYFFQALKINEDLESERASASSLNNIGLIYQEMNLNEKALDYHKKALVVREKYNMENEQIASLNNIGINLKDLGRIDEAISTYKKGIALAKRKENLMEYYRLLDNLANAYSEKNELELALQTYLKALERAEGYNADEKSLLSTYNNIATLYNETNQPKLAKMYLNKGFSLVEKYPETELVAADLYLTSAESHYMLDDFEMARAHRSKFTNLKDSIFSETNAEKIADLEIKYETEKKETEILLQRAKIAESDLIIQERNYQIFGLIGLAVILSVIGYLIYKQQELKNKQLQKENELKDALIRIETQNKLQEQRLRISRDLHDNIGAQLTFIISSIDNLKYAFEIKDEKLNTKLSTISNFASSTIYELRDTIWAMNKSEITFEDLQIRISNFIDKADLASHNITFNFKVEDGINKTFTSIEGMNIYRIIQEAINNTLKYAEASDINIVISKVNKQMQIEITDDGKGFDETKVALGNGIQNMKKRAMEMNGNLIVRSGKNRGTTISLNL, encoded by the coding sequence ATGAATGCAAAACTAATCCTCAGTGTCTTAATTTGTCTTTTTTCATTATTAGGGTTTTCCCAAAACTTAGATAGTCTTTTAACCGTTGCCAAGAACACTAAAAACGATTCCGCAAAAATAAAACTGTACAACAAAATTGCCTTTAGTTATATTTTTAGAGATACAAAAAAAGCTGTTGCCGTTATTAAGGAAGGCAAGGATTTGGCAGAAACTGCGAAATTCCAATTTGGAATGACCGAACTTACCAATACACATGGTATTTACATGGATGTAATGGGGAAAAGTGATTCTGCGCGATATTATTTTGAAAAGGCACTGAAGATGAGTCGGAAGCATGGATTTAAAAAAATTGAAACCATGTGCATCAATAATCTTGGAATGTTCAATTGGAACAGGGGAAACTACAATATCGCTTTGGATTATTTTTTTCAAGCCCTCAAAATCAATGAAGACTTAGAGAGTGAAAGGGCTTCGGCATCATCCTTAAATAATATAGGGCTCATATACCAAGAAATGAACCTGAACGAAAAGGCTTTGGACTATCACAAAAAAGCATTAGTCGTTCGGGAAAAATATAATATGGAAAATGAGCAAATCGCCTCATTAAATAATATTGGCATCAACCTAAAGGACTTAGGAAGAATTGACGAAGCCATTTCTACCTACAAAAAAGGTATAGCATTGGCCAAACGAAAAGAAAATTTAATGGAGTATTATCGGCTTTTGGATAATTTAGCAAATGCCTACTCTGAAAAAAATGAGCTAGAATTAGCCTTACAAACCTATTTAAAAGCGTTGGAAAGAGCCGAAGGCTATAATGCAGATGAAAAAAGCCTTTTATCCACTTACAATAATATAGCGACCCTATACAATGAAACCAATCAACCAAAATTGGCAAAAATGTATTTAAATAAAGGGTTTTCGCTGGTTGAAAAATATCCCGAAACCGAATTGGTTGCTGCAGACCTTTATCTAACAAGTGCAGAAAGCCACTATATGTTAGATGATTTTGAAATGGCAAGAGCGCATAGATCCAAATTTACAAACTTAAAAGATTCTATTTTTTCAGAAACAAATGCGGAAAAAATTGCGGATTTAGAGATTAAATACGAAACCGAAAAAAAAGAAACCGAGATTCTTTTGCAACGCGCCAAAATTGCTGAAAGTGATCTAATCATTCAAGAACGGAATTATCAGATATTCGGACTAATTGGTTTGGCCGTTATTTTAAGTGTCATTGGTTACCTCATCTATAAGCAGCAAGAATTAAAAAACAAACAGTTACAAAAGGAAAATGAACTTAAAGATGCATTAATCAGAATTGAAACCCAAAACAAACTACAGGAACAGCGATTAAGAATAAGTAGGGATTTACATGATAATATTGGAGCTCAACTCACATTTATAATTTCATCTATTGATAATTTAAAATATGCTTTTGAGATTAAAGATGAAAAATTAAATACAAAACTCAGTACCATTAGCAATTTTGCATCAAGCACCATTTATGAGCTCAGAGATACGATTTGGGCCATGAATAAAAGTGAAATTACATTTGAAGATTTACAAATCAGAATTTCAAACTTCATCGATAAAGCCGATTTAGCGTCTCATAATATTACCTTCAATTTCAAGGTTGAAGATGGAATTAATAAAACATTTACCTCCATAGAAGGCATGAATATTTATAGAATCATTCAAGAAGCCATTAACAATACACTCAAATATGCAGAAGCTTCTGATATAAATATCGTTATTAGTAAAGTTAATAAACAAATGCAAATTGAGATTACAGACGATGGAAAAGGGTTTGATGAAACTAAAGTGGCATTAGGCAATGGCATCCAAAACATGAAAAAAAGAGCCATGGAAATGAATGGCAACTTAATTGTAAGATCGGGTAAAAACAGGGGCACAACAATTTCCCTCAATTTATAA